From the Terriglobia bacterium genome, the window CTTCGATTCCGCGCCTGCCCTGGAGCGCTTTCTCGAGGACCACGGCAAAAAGGACCTGGCGGAGATGGTCCGCAAGATTACCAACATGGTGCAGGTCAGCTACACCCGGCAAAAGGAGCCCCTGGGCCTGGGTCACGCCGTCCTCGTCGCGCGCGACCTCGTGGGCGACGAACCGTTCGCCGTTCTCCTCGGCGACGTGATCATTCCCGGCGAGCGCCCCGCCACAAAGCAGCTCATCGAGGTATACGAAGCCACCGGCGTGGGCGCCCTCGCCGTCGAGGAAGTGCCCCGCGAGAAGACCCATCTCTACGGCATCGTCGGCGGAGATCCCGCCCCGCAGCCGCCCTGGGGCGCGCGCCTGCAGCGCATTCGCGAGCTCGTGGAAAAGCCCAGACCAGAGAAGGCTCCCTCGAATCTGGGCATCACCGGGCGCTACGTGCTGCCCCCGGAAATCTTCGATTGCCTCGCCCGCACCAAGCCCGGCGCCGGCGGCGAAATCCAGCTCACCGACGCCCTGCGCATCCTCGCCCAGGAGCGCGGCCTGTGGGCCTACATTTATGAAGGGGTTTCCTACGACGCCGGCAACAAGCTTGGCTTCCTGAAAGCTACCGTGGAGATCGCCCTGCAGAACGCCGAACTCGGTGACGATTTCCGCAAGTACTTGAAGTCTCTGCCGCTGTAAGCAGCGGCTATTTCTTCTTCACTGTCTTCTTTTCCTTGGAGTCTTTGGACTCCTTCGCATCCTTGGACGCCGTCTCTTTGCCTTTCGTCTCCGCCGCGCCCGCCGCTTCCCCTCCGCCGCTCTTCTCGGACTTCCCCGATTCCGCGCGGCTCCCGGACTTCCCCGCGTAATCTGTCACGTACCAGCCCGACCCCTTGAACTGGATGGCCGGCGCCGTGATCGTGCGCTCCACTACCCCGCCGCATTGCGGACACTTCTTGAGGTGCGGCCCGGAATAGTTCTCGATACGTTCGGTCTGCTTGCGGCACTTCTTACACTGGTACTCGTAGAGCGGCACTGCACAGCCTCCTCAATCACCCGCAAAGCTCATTTGCAAAAGCGCGATTATAGCACGCACCCGCGCGCCCCCGGCTGCATGCTAGACTCGTGACAGATGTCTCCTCCACCCACCGCCGGCGCCCCGCACGGCTGCCTTTTCGTCGTGGGCACCCCCATCGGCAACCTTGAGGACATCTCCCTGCGCGCTCTGCGCGTCCTCCGCGAAGCCGGCCAGATCGCCTGCGAGGACACCCGGCACACCCGCAAGCTCCTCGAGCACTACGACATTCACCGCCCTCTGATCAGCTATCACGAGCACAACGAAACCACCCGCGCCCCCGAGCTCCTCGCCGCTCTCGAACACGGCGCCAAGATCGTTCTGGTGACCGACGCCGGCACTCCCTTGGTCTCCGACCCCGGTTACCACCTCGTCCAGCTCTGCGTCCGCCACGGCATTCCGGTCGTGCCGGTCCCCGGACCTTCCGCGCTGCTGGCCGCCCTCTGTGCTTCCGGCCTGCCCGCCGGGGAGTTCGTCTTTGCCGGCTTTCTCCCCTCGCGGACCGGCGAACGCCGCCGCGCTCTCGAGCGTCTGCGTCTGGAAGAGCGCACCATCGTGCTCTACGAGGCCCCGCACCGCGCCGCAGAATCGCTGGCGGACGCCCTGGAGATTCTGGGCGACCGCCCGGCCTGCCTGGCCCGCGAAATCACCAAAATTCACGAGGAGTTTCAGCGCGGCTCGCTGGCCCAGCTCGCCGAGCAGGCGCGGAGCAAGCCCCCACGCGGAGAGATCACCCTGATCCTCGGCCCGCCGGGAGCCCAGCTGTCCGCGAAACTTCAGGAATCCGCCCAGACCATGGCCCAGCGCGTGGAGGAGTTGATGCGGCAGGCAAATCTCGACCGCAAAGAGGCGCTGAAGCTGGCGGCGCGCGAGCGCGGACTCACGCGCCGCGCGGCCTACGAGCAGCTGCTCGAGACGCGCGAACAAGAGTCCTCAGAAGAGTCCGAAGACTAGCTTCAAGCTTCCGGCCGGAACACCCGGTGGAACCGCGGCCCGATAAACTGTACTCCCACCAGGCGTCCCCCGCAGGCCAGTTCTTCGCTCACGTGCACCACGCGCCCCTGCGTGGTGAAATCCGTCTCCGGACGCCGCCGCACCTGCACCGAGACGGGAATGCGGATCTCGATGTCCGTTCCCGGAGGTACGTCGCGCTGCACTAGAAACGCCGCACCGCTGCGGCACAGGTTTTCGCTGGAAGTTGTTTCCTCGAATGCAAACCCGCGGCTATCCCGCCCGCGGATGGTCATCGGCAGATGCACGGAGATTCTACGCTCCGCCCGCTGCTTCGATGCCACAGTGGCTGTTAGCGCCATGGACATCCTCCCCCGTGACGGCGTGCGGATGCTCGAAAAATCGCTCGACGCGCTCAAGAATCTCCCCGGGCGTCCGCGATTGGTGAACTCCACGCCGCAGTTCGCCGCCGTTCTTCACCCCAAACGAAAACCAGCAAGCGAACTGCTTCATTTTGCCTGCAGCGTCGGGCGGAGCGGCATCCAGAATCTGCCGGTAGTAGCCGGATAGTAACCGGTAGCGGTCGCCCTGGGATGGCTGCTCGTAGCGCCCCGTAGCCTGGTATTGCGCCATCTGTGAAAAAATCCACGGATTGCTGGCCGCCGCGCGCCCGATCATCACCCCGTCGCAGCCCGTCTCGCGCATCATGCGCGCCGCATCTTCCGGGCTCTGGATATCGCCGTTTCCGATCACCGGGAAGCGCACCGCCTGCTTGACCGCGGCGATCAGTCCCCAGTCCGCGCGCCCGCTCAAGCCCTGCACGCGCGTCCGCGGATGCACCGCCATGGCCTCCACTCCCGCGTCCTGAGCCATCTTGGCGACCTCCACGGCCACAATATTTTTATCGTCCCACCCCGCGCGGATCTTTATGGTCAGCGGGATGCGCACCGCCGCGCGCACCGCCCGCAAAATCTCCTCCAGCAGCTTCAGATCGCGCAGCAATCCCGACCCCCCGCACTTCACCACCTTCTTCGCCGGGCAGCCCAGGTTGATGTCCACGATGTCGAAGCCCAGCTCCTCCACCAGCGCCGCGGCCGAAGCCATCACCTGCGGGTTGGCCCCGAAAAGCTGCGCGCTGATGGGGTGTTCGTCTTTTTCGAAGTGCAGATAACGCAGGGTCTTGCGCGCGCTGCGCGTCACGCCCTCGGAGCTGGTGAACTCCGTCATCAGCAGTCCGCACCCGCCCAGCCCGCGGATCACCTGCCGAAACAGCGTGTCGGTCACCCCGGCCATCGGCGCCAGAATGGCCGACGGACGGATGGCTAGTTTGCGGATTTGTAGCGCCGCGGGAATTATGTTCGGTTGTTTGTGTGCGCGCAGGTCGTAATCCTATTTCGCGGTGCCCGGCGCGGCCTTCGCCGCGCCTGCTTCCCCGGATTTACCTGCTTCCCCGCTAGCTTTCCCCTGCAGATACTCCTCCAGCCGCAAAAACCGCCGCTGCAGCGCCCCGCTCCATTCCGACCACTGCGGGTCGCCGGAATTCAACGCCAGCGCGGC encodes:
- the galU gene encoding UTP--glucose-1-phosphate uridylyltransferase GalU codes for the protein MHKVRKAVLPAAGLGTRFLPATKAQPKEMLSVVDKPLIQYVAEECVASGIEHIIIVTGKGKNSIEDHFDSAPALERFLEDHGKKDLAEMVRKITNMVQVSYTRQKEPLGLGHAVLVARDLVGDEPFAVLLGDVIIPGERPATKQLIEVYEATGVGALAVEEVPREKTHLYGIVGGDPAPQPPWGARLQRIRELVEKPRPEKAPSNLGITGRYVLPPEIFDCLARTKPGAGGEIQLTDALRILAQERGLWAYIYEGVSYDAGNKLGFLKATVEIALQNAELGDDFRKYLKSLPL
- a CDS encoding zinc ribbon domain-containing protein, which encodes MPLYEYQCKKCRKQTERIENYSGPHLKKCPQCGGVVERTITAPAIQFKGSGWYVTDYAGKSGSRAESGKSEKSGGGEAAGAAETKGKETASKDAKESKDSKEKKTVKKK
- the rsmI gene encoding 16S rRNA (cytidine(1402)-2'-O)-methyltransferase, which gives rise to MSPPPTAGAPHGCLFVVGTPIGNLEDISLRALRVLREAGQIACEDTRHTRKLLEHYDIHRPLISYHEHNETTRAPELLAALEHGAKIVLVTDAGTPLVSDPGYHLVQLCVRHGIPVVPVPGPSALLAALCASGLPAGEFVFAGFLPSRTGERRRALERLRLEERTIVLYEAPHRAAESLADALEILGDRPACLAREITKIHEEFQRGSLAQLAEQARSKPPRGEITLILGPPGAQLSAKLQESAQTMAQRVEELMRQANLDRKEALKLAARERGLTRRAAYEQLLETREQESSEESED
- a CDS encoding PilZ domain-containing protein; the encoded protein is MHLPMTIRGRDSRGFAFEETTSSENLCRSGAAFLVQRDVPPGTDIEIRIPVSVQVRRRPETDFTTQGRVVHVSEELACGGRLVGVQFIGPRFHRVFRPEA
- the dusB gene encoding tRNA dihydrouridine synthase DusB, whose translation is MAGVTDTLFRQVIRGLGGCGLLMTEFTSSEGVTRSARKTLRYLHFEKDEHPISAQLFGANPQVMASAAALVEELGFDIVDINLGCPAKKVVKCGGSGLLRDLKLLEEILRAVRAAVRIPLTIKIRAGWDDKNIVAVEVAKMAQDAGVEAMAVHPRTRVQGLSGRADWGLIAAVKQAVRFPVIGNGDIQSPEDAARMMRETGCDGVMIGRAAASNPWIFSQMAQYQATGRYEQPSQGDRYRLLSGYYRQILDAAPPDAAGKMKQFACWFSFGVKNGGELRRGVHQSRTPGEILERVERFFEHPHAVTGEDVHGANSHCGIEAAGGA